The following proteins are encoded in a genomic region of Arcobacter cloacae:
- a CDS encoding AzlC family ABC transporter permease, whose translation MKYKKELSIAFKVSIPIMMGYMVLGFAFGLLLVSFEYSWYLAPLMSLFIYAGALQFMAINFFNAKAGFIDIAIASWFINIRQSFYGLSLLKRFEETGKVKPYLIFGLTDETYALLTTIKDDETINKKWYYFYLTAFNQFYWFLGSTLGALIGLNIKFNTSGLEFSLTALFVVLCIEQYKSLKNIIPFIVGFLCSLMALFFVSSDKMLLISIFCSLIVIFLLKKRVENE comes from the coding sequence TTGAAATATAAAAAAGAGTTATCAATTGCATTTAAGGTATCTATTCCTATTATGATGGGATATATGGTTTTAGGTTTCGCATTTGGTTTACTTTTAGTCTCTTTTGAATATTCATGGTATTTAGCACCTTTAATGTCACTATTTATATACGCGGGTGCTTTGCAATTTATGGCCATTAATTTTTTTAATGCTAAAGCTGGATTTATAGATATTGCAATTGCTTCTTGGTTTATAAATATTAGGCAATCTTTTTATGGATTATCTTTACTAAAAAGATTTGAAGAAACAGGTAAAGTTAAACCATATCTAATTTTTGGTTTAACAGATGAAACTTATGCTCTTTTGACAACAATAAAGGATGATGAAACAATTAATAAAAAATGGTACTATTTTTACTTAACAGCTTTCAATCAATTCTATTGGTTTTTAGGTTCAACTCTTGGAGCACTTATTGGTTTAAATATAAAATTCAATACTTCAGGTTTAGAGTTTTCATTAACTGCTTTATTTGTAGTACTTTGTATTGAACAATATAAGAGTTTAAAAAATATTATCCCTTTTATAGTAGGATTTCTTTGTTCTTTAATGGCACTGTTTTTTGTATCAAGTGATAAAATGTTGTTAATCTCAATATTTTGCTCTTTAATAGTAATCTTTTTACTGAAAAAAAGAGTTGAAAATGAATAA
- a CDS encoding branched-chain amino acid transporter permease: MNNFEIYIAIFIMVLVNYFTRAFPFLFFNKKQLPSYLIFIAKYFPAIIMSILIVYTLKDVDFRTEFYGLKEIVSILFTAILHLVFKNYLVSIFLGTISYMVLVQYF, encoded by the coding sequence ATGAATAATTTTGAAATTTATATAGCTATATTTATTATGGTATTAGTGAATTATTTTACAAGAGCATTCCCATTTTTATTTTTTAATAAAAAACAATTACCTAGTTATTTGATTTTCATAGCGAAATATTTTCCTGCTATTATAATGAGTATATTAATAGTTTATACATTAAAAGATGTGGATTTTAGAACAGAATTTTATGGATTAAAAGAGATAGTTAGTATTTTATTTACAGCAATATTACATCTTGTGTTTAAAAACTATTTAGTATCAATCTTTTTAGGAACAATCTCTTATATGGTTTTAGTTCAGTATTTTTAG
- a CDS encoding beta-ketoacyl-ACP synthase III, which translates to MTYAAFRSVGAYVPPKIMTNADFEKIIDTSDEWITKRTGIKERRISEVDEASSDLGARAAEVAISRAGISKEEIDLVICATVTPDYLCMPSTACLIASKLGLPPVMAFDISAACTGFVYAVSIAKAFVESGMKKNVLIVGAETYSSILDYTDRGTCFIFGDGAGAAIISATSNKDEAIIDVNCSSDGNYEDLIKTPGGGSKHPCSQEVLENKMACIKMKGNETFKLAVKTLTSDVQVMMQKHNLSNEDINHFIPHQANYRIIKAVGEALGFNDDQTVVTVDIYGNTSAASIPMAMNYAFEQGRIKAGDTVLFDAFGGGLTWGSALFKFAPKK; encoded by the coding sequence ATGACATATGCAGCTTTTAGATCTGTTGGAGCCTATGTTCCACCAAAGATAATGACTAATGCAGATTTTGAAAAGATTATTGATACTAGTGATGAATGGATTACGAAAAGAACTGGTATTAAAGAAAGAAGAATTTCTGAAGTTGATGAAGCATCATCTGATTTAGGTGCACGTGCTGCGGAAGTGGCAATTTCAAGAGCTGGAATATCTAAAGAAGAAATTGATTTAGTTATTTGTGCAACTGTTACACCTGATTATTTATGTATGCCGTCAACTGCTTGTTTAATAGCATCAAAACTAGGACTTCCTCCTGTTATGGCATTTGATATAAGTGCTGCATGTACTGGATTTGTATATGCTGTTTCAATTGCAAAAGCATTTGTAGAGTCTGGAATGAAAAAAAATGTACTTATTGTTGGTGCAGAAACATATAGTTCAATTTTAGACTATACAGATAGGGGTACTTGTTTCATTTTTGGAGATGGTGCAGGTGCTGCAATTATTTCAGCTACATCAAATAAAGATGAAGCAATCATTGATGTTAATTGTTCTAGCGATGGAAATTATGAAGATTTAATAAAAACTCCAGGTGGAGGAAGTAAACATCCTTGTAGTCAAGAAGTATTAGAAAATAAAATGGCTTGTATTAAAATGAAAGGGAATGAAACTTTCAAACTAGCTGTTAAAACACTAACTTCTGATGTTCAAGTAATGATGCAAAAACATAATCTTTCAAATGAAGATATTAATCATTTTATTCCTCATCAAGCAAATTACAGAATCATAAAAGCTGTAGGTGAAGCTTTAGGATTCAATGATGACCAAACTGTCGTTACTGTTGATATTTACGGTAATACTTCAGCTGCATCAATTCCTATGGCAATGAACTACGCCTTTGAACAAGGTAGAATAAAAGCAGGTGATACTGTTTTATTTGATGCTTTTGGTGGCGGATTAACTTGGGGTTCTGCTCTATTTAAATTCGCACCTAAAAAATAA
- the plsX gene encoding phosphate acyltransferase PlsX translates to MLRIAIDAMGGDFGPEPIMEGLIAALKKNNNFTAIAVGKKTELTPLIPQSLLSRIEILDTDDVISMSDSATDALKRKDSTIYKAIELVREGNADAVVSAGHSGASMSLATLRIGRIKGVNRPAIATLMPTSENQNTLVLDVGANVDSDAKNLFQFAIMGQVYAQYALRLDEPIVGLLSNGEEDSKGNEVTKEAYKLLSKIPNFAGNVEGSDIFKGTVDVVVCDGFVGNILLKTAEGVADTIGKIIKKNLKRSLISIAGAVLMRKVFKNLKVRVDYAEYGGAPLLGVKAPVIIAHGKSNPKAIQNAIFQAINAASSNLDNIIEQRLAKYSNIEEN, encoded by the coding sequence ATGCTAAGAATTGCAATAGATGCTATGGGCGGGGACTTTGGTCCTGAGCCTATAATGGAAGGCTTAATAGCAGCTCTTAAAAAAAACAACAACTTCACTGCAATAGCAGTTGGTAAAAAAACTGAACTTACACCTTTAATCCCACAAAGTTTATTGTCAAGAATAGAAATATTAGATACAGATGATGTAATTAGTATGAGTGATTCTGCAACTGATGCACTTAAAAGAAAAGATTCTACTATTTATAAAGCAATAGAACTTGTAAGAGAAGGTAATGCTGATGCTGTTGTATCAGCAGGTCATTCAGGTGCTTCAATGTCATTAGCAACATTAAGAATAGGAAGAATCAAAGGTGTAAATAGACCTGCAATTGCAACGCTTATGCCTACAAGCGAAAATCAAAATACCTTAGTATTAGATGTTGGAGCTAATGTAGATAGTGATGCAAAAAATCTATTTCAGTTTGCGATAATGGGTCAAGTTTATGCACAATATGCTTTAAGACTTGATGAACCAATAGTTGGTTTATTAAGTAATGGAGAAGAAGATAGTAAGGGAAATGAAGTTACTAAAGAAGCTTACAAATTATTATCAAAAATTCCAAACTTTGCTGGAAATGTTGAAGGTAGTGATATCTTTAAAGGAACAGTTGATGTTGTTGTTTGTGATGGATTTGTAGGGAATATCTTATTAAAAACAGCAGAAGGTGTTGCTGATACTATTGGTAAAATTATCAAAAAAAATCTAAAACGTTCTTTAATATCAATTGCTGGTGCAGTTTTAATGAGAAAAGTATTTAAAAACCTAAAAGTAAGAGTTGACTATGCTGAATATGGTGGTGCACCATTACTTGGAGTAAAAGCACCTGTAATTATTGCTCATGGAAAATCAAATCCAAAAGCAATTCAAAATGCAATATTTCAAGCAATTAATGCAGCAAGTTCAAATTTAGATAATATAATTGAACAAAGATTAGCAAAATATAGTAATATAGAAGAAAATTAA
- the rpmF gene encoding 50S ribosomal protein L32 — translation MAVPKRRVSHTRSAKRRTHYKITLKKPVKDVDGSWKMPHMVNPNTGEYKN, via the coding sequence ATGGCAGTACCTAAGAGAAGAGTATCTCATACTAGATCGGCAAAAAGAAGAACTCATTACAAAATAACATTAAAAAAACCTGTTAAAGACGTAGATGGTTCTTGGAAAATGCCTCACATGGTTAACCCAAATACTGGTGAATATAAAAACTAA
- the ndk gene encoding nucleoside-diphosphate kinase, with product MEQTLSIIKPDAVAKNVVGKILDRFESAGLRIAATKKMQLSKADAEAFYAVHAARPFFKDLVEFMISGPVVVSVLEGENAMAKNRELMGATNPKEAAPGTIRADFAESIDANAVHGSDSLENAAVEINFFFAQKEIC from the coding sequence ATGGAACAAACTTTATCAATCATCAAACCAGATGCTGTAGCAAAAAACGTAGTTGGAAAAATCTTAGACAGATTTGAATCAGCTGGATTAAGAATTGCTGCAACTAAAAAAATGCAATTAAGCAAAGCTGATGCTGAAGCTTTTTATGCTGTTCATGCAGCTAGACCTTTCTTTAAAGATTTAGTTGAGTTCATGATTTCAGGTCCTGTTGTAGTTTCAGTTTTAGAAGGTGAAAATGCAATGGCTAAAAATAGAGAATTAATGGGTGCAACTAACCCTAAAGAAGCTGCTCCTGGAACAATCAGAGCAGATTTTGCAGAATCAATTGATGCAAATGCAGTTCATGGTTCTGATTCATTAGAAAATGCAGCTGTAGAAATTAATTTCTTCTTTGCACAAAAAGAAATTTGTTAA
- a CDS encoding NADH-quinone oxidoreductase subunit I has translation MAVKITDICISCDACLDECPVEAIVDNDENPTGEDTYYVYADKCVECVGHNDAPACADACPTEGCIVWDEVGSGSVEKEDRGTPGTPVVE, from the coding sequence ATGGCAGTAAAAATTACTGATATCTGTATTAGTTGTGATGCTTGTTTAGATGAGTGTCCAGTAGAAGCGATCGTTGATAATGATGAGAATCCAACAGGTGAAGATACATATTATGTGTACGCTGACAAATGTGTTGAGTGTGTAGGACATAATGATGCTCCTGCATGTGCTGATGCATGTCCAACTGAAGGGTGTATTGTATGGGACGAAGTTGGTTCAGGTTCTGTTGAAAAAGAAGATAGAGGAACTCCAGGTACTCCTGTAGTTGAATAA